A part of Paenibacillus sp. 481 genomic DNA contains:
- a CDS encoding tryptophan-rich sensory protein, with protein sequence MQQSNWKWPNVIALMSVLIVNGLANFLPFNGKTTGEISNLFPVLMTPAAYTFSIWFLIYALLIAFVIYQARPKNESLPSVRAIGPLFVLSSLFNIAWILMWHFLYNQVWVSLVGMLGLLVSLIFIYMNVRRGSTPSKGERWFVWLPFSIYLAWICVATLVNIAVVLYDLQWDSFLTAEIAWTVAMLACGAFIAWTVGGPNRDAAFLLVFVWAYVGIAVKHHFVTGVFYTALGLAALLVLLSLSLTLRRRPK encoded by the coding sequence ATGCAACAGTCCAACTGGAAGTGGCCGAACGTCATTGCCCTCATGAGTGTGCTCATTGTAAATGGACTTGCCAACTTTTTACCTTTTAACGGGAAAACAACTGGGGAAATATCTAATCTATTTCCCGTACTTATGACTCCAGCAGCCTACACATTTTCCATCTGGTTTCTTATCTACGCCCTCCTTATCGCTTTCGTTATTTATCAGGCACGGCCAAAAAATGAATCCCTGCCATCTGTACGGGCAATCGGCCCTTTATTCGTGTTAAGTTCGCTATTTAATATAGCTTGGATACTCATGTGGCATTTTTTGTACAACCAAGTGTGGGTGTCGTTAGTGGGTATGCTCGGATTGTTAGTGAGCTTAATATTTATCTACATGAATGTTCGTCGGGGTTCAACACCTAGTAAGGGGGAGCGTTGGTTCGTTTGGCTGCCATTCAGCATTTATTTAGCTTGGATTTGCGTTGCTACGCTAGTCAATATAGCCGTTGTGCTTTATGACCTGCAATGGGACAGCTTCTTAACTGCTGAAATTGCATGGACAGTCGCCATGCTCGCATGTGGAGCATTTATCGCATGGACAGTAGGAGGCCCGAATCGCGATGCTGCATTCTTGCTCGTATTTGTATGGGCATACGTTGGGATTGCCGTGAAACACCATTTCGTCACCGGTGTATTTTATACCGCGCTTGGACTGGCAGCACTGTTAGTTCTCCTGTCCCTCTCTTTGACGTTGAGACGTCGTCCCAAATAA
- a CDS encoding DUF1904 family protein, whose product MPHLLVRGVKPEQLARVSQPLVDELAAICQCGTDNFTIECLQTVGVFAGEVVPSFPFVEVAWFERGDNARDQFAQAVTKHIQALGITEIEVAFTTYSADQYYIEGKRCDRL is encoded by the coding sequence ATGCCCCATTTATTAGTGCGTGGAGTTAAACCAGAGCAGCTGGCGAGAGTGAGCCAACCCTTAGTGGACGAGCTGGCCGCGATATGTCAATGTGGTACAGATAATTTTACAATCGAATGTTTGCAAACAGTAGGTGTATTTGCAGGTGAAGTCGTTCCTTCATTCCCATTTGTGGAAGTGGCTTGGTTCGAGCGGGGAGACAATGCGCGGGATCAATTTGCGCAGGCAGTGACGAAGCATATTCAAGCACTCGGTATAACCGAAATTGAAGTTGCGTTTACAACTTACAGCGCTGATCAATATTATATTGAGGGTAAGCGCTGCGATCGATTGTAG